The genomic window GGGCGAGCACGGGCCGGCACGAGGCGCTCGAGCTCCGCGACGGGGACCCGAAGCACTACGGCGGCCTCGGCGTCCGCAAGGCCGTCGGCCACGTCGCCGCGACGATCGCCCCGGCGCTGGCGGGCATGGGCCTGGACGACCAGGCCGCGATCGACGCGAGGCTCCTGGAGCTGGACGGCACGCCGAACAAGGGCCGCCTGGGCGCGAACGCCCTCCTGGGCGTCTCCCTGGCCGTCTCGCACGCCGCCGCCGCCGCGCGGGGCGAGGAGCCGTACGTCCACCTCAACCGCCTCTGGAGGGGTCGCCTAGCGGCCCTCGGCCCGGACGCCGCCGCGATCGACGCCGGCCCGACCATGCCCCTGCCGATGGTCAACATGATCTCCGGCGGCCTGCACGCCGGCGGCAACCTGGACATCCAGGACGTGCTCGTGATGCCGATCGGCGCGAAGGACTACAGCCACGCCCTGGAGATGATCGTCGCCATGTACCGGGCCGTCGGCGCGGTGCTGGCGGAGCGGGGGCTGGAGTCGGTGCTCGTCGGCGACGAGGGGGGCTACGGGCCGAAGCTCCGCGACAACGAGCAGGCGCTGGAGATCGTCGTGGACGCCATGGTCGCCTGCGGCTTCGAGCCGGGCCGGGACGCGGCGATCGCCCTGGACATCGCCTCGACGCACTTCTTCGACCCGGCGAGGAGCTCGTACTCCTTCGCGAACACGAAGGGGGCGTCGATCAGCAGCGACGCCATGATCGAGATGCTCTCAAGCTGGGTGGAGCGTTACCCGGTGATCTCCATCGAGGACGGCCTCGCCGAGGACGACTGGGCCGGCTGGACGAAGCTGACGCAAGCTCTTGGTGGCAAGGTCCAGCTCATCGGGGACGACCTCTTCGCCACCCAGTCTGCCCGACTCGCGAAGGGCATCGAGGCGAAGGCTGGCAACGCCATCCTGATCAAGGTGAACCAGGTCGGCACCCTGAGCGAGACGCTGGACGCCCTGCTCCTCGCCCGCCGGAACGGCTACCGCCCCGTGGTCTCCGCCCGCTCCGGCGAGACCGAGGACGCCACCATCGCCGACCTCGCCGTCGCCACCGCCGCCGGCCAGATCAAGATCGGCTCCGTCGCCCGCTCCGAGCGCCTCGCCAAGTACAACCGCCTCCTCCGCATCGAAGAAGCCCTCGGCGAAGCCGCCCGATTCGCGAAGATCCGATGATGTGATTCTCTTTTGTAGGGTGCGTCAAGCGGAGCGCGGACGCACCGCGACCGCCTTCGATCCGGGAATGGACAATCGCGGGACACCGGGCCGGGCGTTCTCCGATCCCGTGTCCGCCTGCGTCGCCGGGCCGATCGCGGTGCGTCCGCGCTGCGCTTGACGCACCCTACAAAAAAATGCTTGTTATTCTTACTTGTTGGATTTGTCGAGCCGCATGAGGATGGCGTCGAGCTTCCGCTCGATCTCGGAGATCCGGCGCTTCAGGTCGTCATCCGGGAGCGGCTCCCGGGAATTGCGTCCCGTGCTCCGATCGTAGTAGATCGCGGGCGGCCTCGCGGGTTCGGACGCCGCGCCGCGGGTGCCGGCGGCCCGGACGGTCGGGTCGAGGGCGGAGCCCGGGAGGGGACGCTGGGCCTTGACGTTGGGGGGGACGACGATCCGGTCCCCCGGCATGAGCTGATAGTTGGTCGAGGAGTCGGCCCCCATCGTGATCTGATCGTAGTCGATGGGCAGGACCTGGACGGCAGAGCCTTGCGGGTGGCTCCGGACCAGCTTGATGCCCGCGCGGTCGGCCCAGGACAGGACGCCCCCGGCATAGTGGATCGCGTCGAGCACGCTCTCGCTGCCCGTGACCGGGAACCGGTCCGGGTGTGCGACCTCCCCTTCGACGTAGTACACCTTGCTGTTGTAACCCGTCACGTCCACGAACACGGTTTTCGATTCCCTGGCCAGCCTTGCGAGCTGTTCCTGAGGGACGGGCTTGGCGATGTTCTGATTGTCATCGAGCTCATCGCTTTCCTTCCCGAGGCCGAGGTGGTAGTCGCTGAGATCCTGCCTCAGATGGAGTACGATCTTCGCCTTGGCCTCGGCCAGCGTCAGGCCGGCGACGTAGACCTCGCCGTACCAGCCCAGCGAAATCTTGCCGTCGGGACGTACCAGGCGTTCGCCGCTGATCGGACGGCCGGGCAGGGCCTCAAGGACCTCGACGAGGACGAGGTCGGGCGGCTCGATCACATAGTCCTCGAGGGATTTCTTGCCCGGGGAGGGACGTCTCACGACATCGATGGTCGCGGCGTGCGACGTGCGATTCAGCGCGGATTCAGCCTTGTCGGGGCTCGGCCGCTGGGCCCACGCGTGGGCGGTGGCCAGCAGGGCGGCCGCGGTCGTGATGGCGGTCGCAATCTTCGTCAGCGTGATCATGGTCAGGCTCCGGAGCACCTTGCGGGATAGCGATTCCGCGCCGGCCGGGACGATCCCGGCGACGGGGAGGCCGGCCGCGATCGACATCGCGGCGGCGACGGCGGAGCGGACCAGGTCCGGAGGAGGGGCGGGCAGGGGGGTGATCGTGAGGGCCTCGGCGGCCGTAGAGCCCGTAAGTGCCGCAACGGCGACGGACGTCGGCGCCAGGCCCCGCCGGAGGAGCCGCGTGCGGAGCAGGTCGCGGGCGCGGGCCACGCGGCTGCGGACGGTGCCGACGGGGCATCCCAGCCGGGCGGCGGCCTGCTCGTGCGTCAGGCCCTCCCAGTAGCAGAGGAGCACGACCGACCGGTATTTCTCCGGCAGGTGGCTCACCTCCTCCTGGATGATCGGCGTGGACAGCGTGAGCTCGTCCCCCGCCGATGCATCGACCGTCGCCGGTGCGATGCGGATCGCGGCCGCCTCGTGACGCCTCCGGCGGGCGGCCTCGACGCGGGCCCGGGCGGAGACCCTTGAGGCGATGCCGTAAAGCCAGCTCGCCAGCGAGTCCCGCTTGCGGAGCGAGCCCCGCCGCGAGGCCAGCACCAGGAACGTCGCCTGGAAGGCGTCCTCCGCGTCCGAGGCCGCCCCCAGGACGTTCCGGCAGACCCGCCAGACCATCGGCCCGTGGCGGCGGACGATCGCCTCGAACGCGGCCTCGGCGCCGGCGTCGGCCGGGCCTCGGAAGCGCTCGACGAGCTCGCCGTCGCCCAGCCCGGTGAAGGTCCCGGCCTCGAACAGCCCCTGGACGTCGCGATCAATCGCCGCCGATGCCCTGGACATCCCTCCCCTCCTCAGGACCTGGATTCCTCTCTCGTCTTCCGCGGGTAGTGCCCGGGGTGCGAGGAACCTATCCATGACTTTCGCGGATTTCTTGGGATTCGTAAATGGACGCGACGGAAGGTCCCCCGAGGCATGGGTTTGTCGAGCATCCGGGGCGAAGCGATGATAGAATCGCGCGAAACCCGCCGCCCTTGTCGCGTGCATCGCAACGAAGAGAACTCCCGCAGGAGGATCCCGCACCATGAAGAGCCGGGCGAGCCGTCGTGACTTCTCCCGCGTGGCGCTGGGCACGGCCGCCGCCTCGATCGCGGCCCCGGCGGCCTCGGGCCGCGTGCTGGGGGCGAACGATCGGGTGACGATCGGGTGCATCGGCGTCGGCAATCGCGGCGTGCAGGTCCTGGAGGCCTTCTGCGCCCAGAAGGACGCCCGGGTCGTGGCCCTCGCCGACGTGTACGAGCCGTACCTGCACGGCAAGTACGACCGGATCGACGCCCGCTTCCGCGACCTGGGCAAGCGCGTCCCGTCGCGTCAGCCGGACTTCGGCGGGGAGGTCGAGCGGGTCAAGGACTTCCGCCGGCTGCTCGACCGGAAGGACATCGACGCGGTCATCGTCGCCACGCCCGACCACTGGCACGCGATCCAGGTGATCATGGCCTGCGAGGCGGGCAAGGACGTCTACGCGGAGAAGCCCCTGTCCGCCACGGTCCGCGAGGGACGCCGCATGGTCGAGGCGGCGCGGAAGCACGACCGCGTCGTGCAGGTCGGGCTCCAGCGGCGGTCCTCGACGCTCTACGCGAGGCTCGCGGAACTGGTGCAGTCGGGGGCGATCGGCAAGGTCACGGGCGCCCGGGCCTGCTACGCCAGCAACATGGCCCCGAACGGCGTCGGCCTGTCCGCCGACTCCGAGCCGCCCGCGGGGCTCGACTGGGACCTCTGGCTCGGGCCGCGTCCCTCACGCCCGTTCAACGACCGGATCATGCCGTACAAGTTCCGATGGCAGATCCTCTATTCGTCGCAGATGGCCAACTGGGGCGTGCATTACTTCGACGCGATGCGCTGGATGGTCGGCGAGCGGGCCCCGGCCTCGCTCTCCGCGCACGGCGGCAAGTTCGCGCTCAAGGACGGGCGGACGATCCCGGACACGGCCGAGGTGATCTTCGAGATGCCCTCCGGGATGCTGATGACCTTCGGCACGTACGAGGCGAACGGCCACGACGGGCTGAAGGCCGGCGAGATCGTCCTGCGCGGGACGCTCGCCACCGTCTTCGCCGGGATGGACCGGTTCGAGATCGTCCCCGAGCGCGGGGGCGCCTTCCAGGACCCGTCACCCCGCCGCAAGCCCCAGGTGGAGAAGACCGGAGACCGCGCCGACGACCTCGACAAGGCCCACGCCCGGAACTTCCTGGACTGCGTCAAGTCCCGCCAGAAGCCGCACTGCGACGTCGAGGAGGGCCACCGCTCCACCACGTTCGCCCTCCTGGCCAACATCGCCCTGGCCACGCGGGCCCGCCTCGACTGGGACGCCGACGCCGAGCGGTTCACGAATCACGACGAGGCCAACCAGTTGCTGGACTACGACTACCGGCCGCCGTGGACGCACGCGTAGGCCGGCCGCTGTCGGAGCACAAGCCGGTCCTCCGCGGAGCAAGGTCGGAGATCAGGGGTTGCTTTCTCCCACACTGGTAGAGCGCGAGACCACCGAGGCGATGGGCCGTTGATCGGAGAAGAGTAGCCTGTCTGTCATAAGTCCGCGGTGCAACACCGATCCGGCCTTGGTCGCTACCCTTCAGTTGCCGCGAAACTGAGCTGCGGGACGCATCTGTCCACGAGGTCGCTCGTGAGATGCGCGGAAAACTCGGCCTTGGATCCTCGGCGGTTGGTTGGCTACAAAGTCCAGCTCAGTCTTCAGTGCCTGCCACTGTTTCTTCTCGAGGACTGACGTAAAAGTCGTCTCTGGCATACGGGATACTTGCGACAATAAATCGCCCAAGCGATACGGCACGAGTTTATTCGATGGCCTCGTCTGCTTGGTCAGGACCGCCTGCAGGCGGCTGCGATGAGTGTCATCCAGCCCGAGGGCCTCCCCTTCGATCTCTACGAATGTCTCGATTGTTTCTTGCCACTCGTTCGACAGCAGTTGCTCAAAGAGTGCCTCTGCTTTCATGGCTTGGGATTCTGGTAGGGCCTTCCTCAGTGCCTTCCAGAAGAGAGACCCCTTCAGGAATGGATTCGTGATCCAGGCGTCCTGCAGGGGCCGGATCTCCGCGAGCAAGTGCTTGACCCTCACTGGGTCGCCCTTCACTGCCAGAAATACCCGCCGCTTTTCATCAACTTGATCCAGCAAATGTTCGATCTGGATCTCACCCGCAATGCGTAGCTTGAACTGCTGCTCCTCGTTGAGGCCGCAGTTGACATCGATCAGAATGATCGTGGACTTCAGAATGGACACCAACTTCTCTCGGGCGAGATTCGGGGTCAGCGTCGTGTCCACGACTCCCTCACCGAAGACCAAGTCATAAAACTGTTCCTCGGTGCTTGGAGCGGGCTGGGCAGCGACAATATTCTGGCCGAGACTGCCGCCACAAATCACCCCCGCTATGACGACGACGACACGCCACATGATCGCTCTCCCGGGCCTATGAGATTCGCTTCTGAGGATGACCGCTTCACGCGTCGACCCGGCAAGGTCCCACCGGAGCTTCCATCTCCAGCCCGTCCGTTCGACGTTGCCCCGTATGTCACCCCGACCAGTTCGTAGCAAGGGATGAAGAGGCGCGGTCAGTCGAGTCGGGAGCCTCTAGCAAGGACTATAGGGGTATCGGTAGAGGGGCGACAAGAGCGACTGCGACCGACCTGGCCCGCTCGCGGAGGGAGACGGTGTCTGCCGATGGCACGCGCGTCGCAGTCGGCTCCGAGATGCTCCCGCGGAGTCCCGGAGATGCCTCGGGCTTCACCCGTAAGCCTCGGCCGCCCGCGCAGTCAGTGCCGGGTCTATCGGCTACGATGGAATTGGCCCGGCATCGCGATGGGTTTGCGGCGCGGCCAGGATGCCACAATCCCTATACGGAGCAACCGATGATGACCCGACGCGAGCTTCAGGTGGCCGAGGAGGCGGCCCGCGCCGGCGGTGCGGTGGCGATGCGGTTCTTCCGGAAGGATCCGGCGGTCTCCACGAAGGAGACGGACGGGAAGGTCACCGCGTACAACCTCGTCTCCGAGGCCGACGTCGCCGCGGAGCGCGCGATCGTCGAGGTGATCCGCCGGGCCTTCCCGAAGCACGCGGTGCTCGGCGAGGAGCTGAACGGCGGCGACGGCACCTCCGAGGCCGTGCTCACCGCAGGCGACCTCTGGGTCGTGGACCCGATCGACGGCACGAACAACTACGTCCACGGCGTCCCCCACTTCGGCGTCTCGGTGGCCTACTACCAAGGCGGCGAGGCCGTCTGCGGGGTCATGGGGAATCCGCCCCGGGACGAGTGGTTCCTGGCCTCTCGCGGCGAGGGGGCGACGTTCGCCGGGGAACGCGTCCGCGTCAACGGCAACCCGAGGCTCGAGGACGCGCTCGTCGCCTACGGATACTACTACGACCGCGGCGCCATGATGGAAGCGACGCTCTCGGCGGTCCGGGACCTGCTCCTCCGCGAGATCCACGGCGTGCGGCGGATGGGGGCCGCGACGCTCGACCTGGCATACGTGGCGCTCGGCCACTTCGGCGCGTACTTCGAATATGAGCTCGCCCCCTGGGACTTCGCGGCCGGCCGGCTCTTCGTCGAGGAGGCCGGCGGCAGGGTCACCGACGGCCGGGGCAACCCGCTCCCCCTCGCCCGGACCAGCCTCGTCGCCTCCAACGGCCTGATCCACGACGCCGTCCTGGACATCGTCGCGGCGCGGCATCCGGCCACTGCTCCCGACGCGTAAGGCGAATTTAGCCACAGATGAACACGGATTGGATGGGATGAGGTCGGGCTGGGTCTGCCCGATTGCCCGTCACCGGGGGGAAGACGGCTGTCGGGTCGTGGCGGGCATCGGGGCCGGGGCGTGGAGGCAGTGGGTCAGGGAGAGCAGGGCGAAGGCGGTCCCATAAGGCTGGTGATAATTGTAGAAAGGGTAATCCCACCACGAGCCGTCGCGTTCCTGGTGGGAGAGGAGGATGTGCGTCAGGTGGTCCTGGTAGAAGGCCCGGTCGGCGGTGGGGAGCAGCCCGGCGCAGAGGGTCGCGTAGTAGTGGCCGAAGTAGTAGAAGTAGCCGGCGACCTGGAAGTGGGACTCGTGCGGGATGGGGCGCTTGCGGCCCATGTCGAGCCAGCCGTTGCGGGCGATCAGGCGGTCCAGCCACTCCTTAAGGACTGCGTCGGTGACCTTCTCGTCGCCCCAGACCCGCAGGGCGTAGTTGCACGCCTGGGAGCGGCCGAGGCTGCCGCCGGGGCGGTTGACGCCCATCATCGGCCGGTAGCGGAGATAGATCCCGTACAGGTAGCTGAAGTCCGGCTTGCGGGTGGCGACGAGGTTCTCGACGCCCCGCCTCGTCAGCTTCTCCGGGGGCGCCACGCCGATCGCGGCGGCGTCGTGGAAGGCGGCCAGCACCGCGGCGTCCACGAAGCTGGCGGAGTCGCTATTGGGGCGCTGGGTGCCCGCGGCGAAGTCGTAGTAGCCCCAGCCGCCCTCGGCCGACTCGTAGCGCGCCAGGCGGTCGTACTGCTCGCGGATCAGGGCCTCGATGCGATCCCGCCGGGCCCCCTCGCCGGGGAGCCGGCCGTGCATCCGGACGAGCGCGGTGATCCCGTAGGCGTGGGCCCAGACGTTGTAGATCAGCATCGCGTCGTGGCGACGGACCCGAGGTAGCTCCCGGAAGAGGAAGTCCTCGCCGCGCTCGATTGCGCGGCGGACGTCCTCCGGGCGGGCGAGCTCGACGCGGCCCGGCGTGCGAGCCTCGGCGGCCTGGGTCGCCTCCGTGAGGGCGGCGACGCAGAGCGCGGTGGTCGCCACGCGGAACGCGTGGTGCGAGCCGACTCCCGCGATGATGTTCAGCTCCTTGGTCCGCTCGGGCGAGCCCCAGGAGCCGTCGGGCCGCTGATCCTTCAGGAGGAACGCCACGCCCCGGTTGATGCTCGCGGCGATCTCCGCCGGCGGGATCGGGGCGGGTGGCCCTGGATGGAGGCCGGGCTTCGGCGCCGGGGCGGCCGCCGGCGTCCCCGCGGCGGCCGGGTCGTCCGCGTGCCGGCCCTCGGCGGGGCCCTTCGCCGGCCCCTGGGCCGCGGCGGACGTGGCCAGGGCCGCGAGGACGAGGGTGCGGAATCCATATCGCATGAGCATCTTCCTGTGTCCGTCGCCCGGCGGGTCAGGGTTTGGCGGCGAGGACCTCGTCGCCCTGGCGGAGGCCGGAGAGGATCTCGGTCCTGCCGCCGTGCACCTTGCCCGCCTTGACGACCTGGCGCGAGGGCTTGCCGTCGGGCCCGGGGCGATAGACGACCTGGACCGGCGAGCCGTCGTCGGCCTCCTCCTCGAAGACGGACGAGGAGGGGAGCGACAGGGCGTCCCGGGCGCGGTAGGTCGTGAACTTCAGGGTGCACGCCATGCCCGGCTTGATGAGGGCGGCCTCCGGGCCGAGCTCGACGTCGGCGACGATGTCGAACTTGCCGGCCTCGCGGGGGACGGGCGTCAGGCTGACGAGGTGCGCCGGGGAGGCCAGGGCGGGGTCGATCGTCGGCACGGCCAGGCCCTTCAGGTCGGCGCGGCCGGCCAGGTGGCGGAGCTCCTTCTCCTCCACGGAGGCGACGGCCACGAGCGGCCGCGGGGCGACGATGGTGATGAAGACCTCGTCGGCCGCGAGGGTGCCCCCCTTGCGGAGCTTGGAGGCGAGGGCCGCGGCCTGGGGCCACGCCCCGCGCTCCTCGCGGCCGTAGTAGACGAGGCCGTCGGCCGGCGCGTGCACGGACATGGCGTCCCGGTCGCGCCGCAGGTCGGCGAGCTTCTCGGCGGCCCTCGCGTGGTCGTGCTGGAGCTTGGCCAGGGCCTGCCGCTTCTGGTTGAGCGTCAGGGGGAGCCCGGTCCGTGCCCGCTGGATTTCCAGGGCCTGGCGCGCGGCCGCCTCCCGGGCGGCGATCTCCTGGCGAGGGAGCTGGATCTTGAGGGTGGCCTCGCTCTGGAGCTGGGCGGACTTCAGGTAGACCTCGGCGGATTCCACCTGGAAGCGGGTGCGGCGGAGGATGATCTCCTCGGTCTCCTCCGTGAGGTCCTTGGAGCGGTACATCTTCTCGAGCTGGCGGAGCTCCTCGCGCGAGTACTCGAGGGATTCGGTCGCCGACTTCAAGGAGAAGGCGGCCATCTTCTCCG from Aquisphaera giovannonii includes these protein-coding regions:
- the eno gene encoding phosphopyruvate hydratase, with the translated sequence MATATLRGLKARQVLDSRGRPTVEVDAIASTGAVGRAIVPSGASTGRHEALELRDGDPKHYGGLGVRKAVGHVAATIAPALAGMGLDDQAAIDARLLELDGTPNKGRLGANALLGVSLAVSHAAAAARGEEPYVHLNRLWRGRLAALGPDAAAIDAGPTMPLPMVNMISGGLHAGGNLDIQDVLVMPIGAKDYSHALEMIVAMYRAVGAVLAERGLESVLVGDEGGYGPKLRDNEQALEIVVDAMVACGFEPGRDAAIALDIASTHFFDPARSSYSFANTKGASISSDAMIEMLSSWVERYPVISIEDGLAEDDWAGWTKLTQALGGKVQLIGDDLFATQSARLAKGIEAKAGNAILIKVNQVGTLSETLDALLLARRNGYRPVVSARSGETEDATIADLAVATAAGQIKIGSVARSERLAKYNRLLRIEEALGEAARFAKIR
- a CDS encoding sigma-70 family RNA polymerase sigma factor; this translates as MSRASAAIDRDVQGLFEAGTFTGLGDGELVERFRGPADAGAEAAFEAIVRRHGPMVWRVCRNVLGAASDAEDAFQATFLVLASRRGSLRKRDSLASWLYGIASRVSARARVEAARRRRHEAAAIRIAPATVDASAGDELTLSTPIIQEEVSHLPEKYRSVVLLCYWEGLTHEQAAARLGCPVGTVRSRVARARDLLRTRLLRRGLAPTSVAVAALTGSTAAEALTITPLPAPPPDLVRSAVAAAMSIAAGLPVAGIVPAGAESLSRKVLRSLTMITLTKIATAITTAAALLATAHAWAQRPSPDKAESALNRTSHAATIDVVRRPSPGKKSLEDYVIEPPDLVLVEVLEALPGRPISGERLVRPDGKISLGWYGEVYVAGLTLAEAKAKIVLHLRQDLSDYHLGLGKESDELDDNQNIAKPVPQEQLARLARESKTVFVDVTGYNSKVYYVEGEVAHPDRFPVTGSESVLDAIHYAGGVLSWADRAGIKLVRSHPQGSAVQVLPIDYDQITMGADSSTNYQLMPGDRIVVPPNVKAQRPLPGSALDPTVRAAGTRGAASEPARPPAIYYDRSTGRNSREPLPDDDLKRRISEIERKLDAILMRLDKSNK
- a CDS encoding Gfo/Idh/MocA family protein, coding for MKSRASRRDFSRVALGTAAASIAAPAASGRVLGANDRVTIGCIGVGNRGVQVLEAFCAQKDARVVALADVYEPYLHGKYDRIDARFRDLGKRVPSRQPDFGGEVERVKDFRRLLDRKDIDAVIVATPDHWHAIQVIMACEAGKDVYAEKPLSATVREGRRMVEAARKHDRVVQVGLQRRSSTLYARLAELVQSGAIGKVTGARACYASNMAPNGVGLSADSEPPAGLDWDLWLGPRPSRPFNDRIMPYKFRWQILYSSQMANWGVHYFDAMRWMVGERAPASLSAHGGKFALKDGRTIPDTAEVIFEMPSGMLMTFGTYEANGHDGLKAGEIVLRGTLATVFAGMDRFEIVPERGGAFQDPSPRRKPQVEKTGDRADDLDKAHARNFLDCVKSRQKPHCDVEEGHRSTTFALLANIALATRARLDWDADAERFTNHDEANQLLDYDYRPPWTHA
- a CDS encoding OTU domain-containing protein, with translation MWRVVVVIAGVICGGSLGQNIVAAQPAPSTEEQFYDLVFGEGVVDTTLTPNLAREKLVSILKSTIILIDVNCGLNEEQQFKLRIAGEIQIEHLLDQVDEKRRVFLAVKGDPVRVKHLLAEIRPLQDAWITNPFLKGSLFWKALRKALPESQAMKAEALFEQLLSNEWQETIETFVEIEGEALGLDDTHRSRLQAVLTKQTRPSNKLVPYRLGDLLSQVSRMPETTFTSVLEKKQWQALKTELDFVANQPPRIQGRVFRASHERPRGQMRPAAQFRGN
- a CDS encoding inositol monophosphatase family protein; translated protein: MMTRRELQVAEEAARAGGAVAMRFFRKDPAVSTKETDGKVTAYNLVSEADVAAERAIVEVIRRAFPKHAVLGEELNGGDGTSEAVLTAGDLWVVDPIDGTNNYVHGVPHFGVSVAYYQGGEAVCGVMGNPPRDEWFLASRGEGATFAGERVRVNGNPRLEDALVAYGYYYDRGAMMEATLSAVRDLLLREIHGVRRMGAATLDLAYVALGHFGAYFEYELAPWDFAAGRLFVEEAGGRVTDGRGNPLPLARTSLVASNGLIHDAVLDIVAARHPATAPDA